DNA sequence from the Treponema sp. OMZ 838 genome:
CTGCTCCGCGCGTGATGAACATCGAGGCAAAGCTGTGCCGGAAAGCGTGCGGCGTCAGCTTTTTATAGTTCGGGAGAAGGGCTGTGTATCGGTTGATGATGTACCGGATGCCCTGTGTTGTAAGCGCGCCGCCGCGGCAGTTTAAAAAAAGCGCGTCTTCGGCAATCGCAGTTTTTAAGCCGTCCTGTTCTTTTAGGTATGCAATCAGTTCCGCCCGCTCCGTCAAATACCGCTGTACCGCTTCCCGTGCAAAGTCCGCAAAGAACACCTTGCGTTCTTTGCTTCCTTTTCCTTGTACGATTGCCCAGCTGCAATCTCCCTTTAAATCCGTTATTTTGAGTCCTTGCAGCTCCGCCGCGCGGCAGCCGGTAGAGTAGAGCGACGAAAAGATCGCTGCATCGCGGGCGTACCATAAAATGCCCGCTTCTTTGGGAAATTCACAGAAGCGTTCCGCTTCATCAGGAAAGAGGAAGCGGGGCAGCTTGTCCGGCTGTTTGAGGTTGCGGACAACCGCGGCGGGGTTCGTGGAGCAGAGCCCTTTCTGCAGGGCATAGCGATACAAGCCCCTCACACAGGAGAGGGTTCGGTTAATGCTTGCCGGTGCAAAATGCCGGTTACCGAGCTCTGCAACAAAGACACGTATCTGTGTTTTCGTAACTTCGGTAAAGGCCAGCTCATTGTCCGCAAGCCAGTCCGAAAAAAGCTTGAGGTCGCTCCGGTATGCCTCGATTGTCTTTTCCGAAAAGTGCCGCACGCCTGCGCTGTAGGCGAGGTAGTCTTCAAAGACCGTATTCATCGGCTAGTCGATATCCCGGTCTTCAATGCCTTCGACAACGCTATGAAGATAATCGCAATCGGGATTTACACAGGCTTTGTAGCTTCCGTTCTTTTTATCGTATTTTTCAACCATGAACCAGCCGCATTTGGGGCACGCCGAGTTGATAGGCTTAAAATGAGAGATAAAATTACACGTTGGAAAGTTGGTACAACCGAAGAATTCTTTGCCCCGCCCTTTTGCCCGCCGGGATACGATGTCGCCGCCGCATCCGGGACGCGGGCATTTAGCCAATGGAATGGATTTGGTATTGCGGCATTCCGGAAATCCTTCGCATGCCAAGAAAAAGCCGAAGCGGCCGAGCTTTTTCATCATTCTTTTGCCGCATTTTTCGCAGGTAAAGTTTGTCGGCTCATCGAGGCTTCCTTTCAAACTGCCTAAATGCGCCATCACCGAATCCACCTGTGTGATGAATGGGGTATAAAAGGAGCCGATAATCTTTGACCAGTCGGCATTGTGTTCTTCTATTTCGTCCAGCTTTTGTTCCATACCGGCGGTAAAGTTGACGTCGATTACGTCGTTGAAGTTTGCGACTAACAGATCGTTGATTATTCTGCCGAGCTGAGTGGGAACAAGCTGTTTATTGGAGCGGTTAACGTAATAACGGTCGAGCAGTACCGAAATAATCGGCGCATACGTCGAGGGGCGCCCGATACCTTTTTGTTCCAGCATTTTAACGATACTTGCGTCGGTATAGCGGGCGGGCCCCTGCGTAAAATGCTGTTCGGGTGTCAGGCTGTCTACCGTCAGGGTGTCGCCGGTTTTTAACGCCGGTAATGCCTTGCCTTTTTCTTCTTTTGAAAGGAGGAGATTCAGCACCGAATAGAAACCTTTGTCCGTTACCTTGGTAGAAGCCGTTCTAAAGACGGCATCTCCTGCGGAAATTTCATAGCTGAGCGTTTCGGTCTTTGCACCGGTCATCTGGCTCGCGGTAAAGCGTTCCCAGATAAGGGTATAGAGGCGCAGTTGGTCGCGGTTGAGATAGTCTTTCAGATAATCGGGCGTATAATGAGCGTAAGTCGGGCGGATACCTTCGTGGGCATCCTGCGCTTTTGCTCCGACGCTGTAGAAATTGGGTTTTTCCGGCAAGTAGGCGGGATATTGCTCGCCGATCCATTTGCGTACTTCCGTAAGAGCAACATCGGAGATACGTACCGAGTCGGTACGCATATAGGTGATTAAACCGACGCGGCTTGAGCCGACGGCGATACCTTCGTACAACTGTTGAGCAATCTGCATTGTCTTACGGGAGGTAAAGCCGAGCCTATTTGCTGCCGTTTGCTGCATCGTGGAGGTTGTAAACGGCGGTTTCGGATTGATGGTCTTTTGCGTGCTTTTGACATCGGTAACCGTTGCCTCTTTTCCGCTCAATACATCGATAATCGCCTGTACCTCCCGCTCGTTCTTCAGCGCCGGTTTTTCTCCGTTATATAATGCGAGTTGGGCGTTAAAGGCTGTTTTCCCCTTTTTAAAAGCTCCTTCCAGTGTCCAAAATTCTTCGGGGATAAAACTTTCTACCTCCGCTTCCCGTTCGCAGATGAGGCGCAGCGCAACCGACTGTACCCGCCCCGCGGAAAGCCCGTTCTTTACTTTTTGCCAAAGCAGCGGAGAAAGGTTGTAGCCGACAAGCCGGTCGAGTACGCGGCGGGCTTTTTGCGCATTCACCTTTGCCTCATCGATATCCATAGGATTCTGCACGGCGGTTTTAATCGCCTGCGGAGTGATTTCGTTAAAGACGATACGGTTGATAGGCACATCTTCGCATTTTTCCCGTATCGCATTGCACAGATGATAGGCGATTGCCTCCCCTTCGCGGTCATTATCACTTGCGAGAAAGACGTGTTGAGCATTTTTTGCATCTTGCTGCAGCTCTTTTAAGAGTTTAGCTCTGCCGCGCACGGTGATATATTCGGGCTGAAAGCCGTGTTCGATATCGATTGCGATACGGGACTTCGGCAGATCGATCAGGTGCCCCATCGAAGCCTTAACCGTATAGCCGCTGCCTAAATACTTTTCGATTGTTTTTGCTTTTGCCGGAGACTCTACGATAATTAAGTTTGTTTTTTCGTTTTTGCTGCGGTTTTCTTCGCCATATTATGGTGCTCCTTTCTCAAACAAAGGTAGTTGTATGTGCTGCTCTCTCTGTAAATACTGCAAGGTCGGATGTGCCCATTCGCGTAAAAGGTCGCCGGCATGTTCTACCGGAATCGCTCCGTCCTCAGCAAGTTTTTTGCAGCCGGTATTCTGTACGGAATCCTGCATTCCGGCGTATATGCATACGTCGCGTCCTTGCTCAAGGGCAAAGTCCGCCGTAATAAGCGCCCCTGATTTCGCCGGCGCTTCGACGACAACGGTTGCGCGGGCTAACCCCGAAATAATCCGGTTACGCTGCGGAAAGCGGTAGGCAAGCGGCAGCTCCCCGGGCGCATATTCGCTGAGGATGCACCCGCCCGTTTCCAGTATCCGGCCTGCGAGCCGTGCATTGCTCTGCGGGTAGAGCCGGTCAAGTCCGCAGGCGAGTACAGCCGTCGTGAGGCCGCCGCCTTCCAAGGCTCCCCGGTGCGCAAAGGTGTCGATACCGCGTGCCAGCCCCGAAAGAACGGGGATGCCGGCGTGCCCGCATTCGGTGCCCAGCTGCAGTGCCGCCTTAATGCCGTTTCCTGTCGGGCGGCGTGTGCCGACAATCGCCGCTGCGGGCGTATCGGCCTGCGGTAAGACGCCGCGGTAGTACAGCAAAAAAGGCGCATCGGGAATTTCCCGCAGCAGGGGAGGGAAGTCGGCGTCATCGTAAAACGTCATGTTGATTCGGCAATACTTCATCAGCGCTTCAGCTTTTTCCACTGCCTGCGGCAGCTGTTCGGGCTTATAACTGCGTGTGCGGAGTGTCCGCTGTATCAGCCTGCTCAGCGTATCTATTGAACTTACTGTAAGTGCTTGCAAAGTGTCAAGCGTGCGGGCAAGTAAAAGGCGCTCGCTGCCCTTTAGAAAAGAGCAATAAGAGAGCGCAATGTAGAGTTTCCGCTTTTCAGAATCGGTTTTTGTATTCATTATTATAGTTTTTGTCGAATTCTATTGCCGAGCAGTTGTTGACCGTTAGCGCCGTGCATTTTCTACGAAAGCTTTGTTCCGTTCGGCGTCGGCGCGCTGTTCGGCGCTTCCGCTCGTTTTGATAATGCGGTCGTAGGCGGCAATCGCTTTTTCATATTGACCGGTCATGTAATAGGCGCGTCCAAGGATGAATAAGGAATCCAGCGGCTTTTTTTCGCGGGCGGCAACCGGTTCCATGATCGTAATGGCATCCTCCGGCCGGTTCAATTCAAAAACATAGAGTACGGACAGTGCGTATACCGCCCGTGTATAGGTTGGATCAAGCTCTACGGCGCGTTTATAGGCTGAGACCGACAGGTCGAAATATGCTTGCCGTTCGCCGAGGCTCATATTGGGGTAATCGAGGGTGCTTTTTGCGATAATAGCGGCACATACGCCGATTTGATAAAACACATGCTGATTTTCGGGGAAGTATTCCAATGCATTGCGGAAGGATTCAATCGCTTTTTTGTACATCTTTTTATCCATGTACCGGCGGCCGAGTATTTTGTACCAAATGCCGACTCGCTGTTCCATAGTTAGGATTTCGTTGATCTTTCCCTGATACTTTTGTATGGCCGATTCCAATTCTTGTATAGAAGACGGATTCTTGACGCCCATCTCCATATCCTGCATTCGCCGAATAAAGGCATTGTCCTTACAGGCAGTAAAAAGGAAAAGAATTGAACACAACAGCCCCGCATACGGAACTTTTTTTGATTTCATGTACACCTTCTTTTATTCAGCGCCGCCACAGATGACGGTGGTTATATTTCATGAGTGATGACAAGGATGTTCATCACCCGTGAAATATTCTTATATATCTTTGTATGATTGTCAATATTACGGCAGCGGACTTCGGGCTGTGGATAAATGAGCCTTTTTTTCGGAATTCCGGGGCATAAAGGAAATTTGTATCTTTTGCTTAACTTTTTCTGTAAAATATTGCGGTTCTTTTTCCTTTTTACTATAATGAATCCTCAAAATAGGGAACCACTGGTTAATCCGAACGCGAATTAATCAACGCGCCCTTAATATACCCTTTCGGGTATAAAGGAGTTGTTTATGTCTGCTAAGGAAATACCGATTGAAGAAATCGCACTGCAAATTGTCCTTTCCGTCGGAATTATTATTATCGCTGCAAAGTATCTTGGTCTGCTTGCTAAAAAATTCAATATTCCGCAGGTTGCCGGCGAAATTGTTGCAGGGCTTTTCTTACGCTACCTGCCTTTTTTCCGTAATTTCGGCGGCGTCGAACCGAATATTATCTACGCTGGAACCAACCAATTTATCGAGTATATGTCAGAAATCGGCGTTATTCTGATTATGTTTTCCGCCGGATTGGGTACTAATTTAAAATCGCTTGTAAAATCCGGTATAAAATCAACCGTGATTGCTGCCTGCGGTGTTATCATACCATTGGTTTTAGGTACGGTTATGGCGTTGGGCTTTTGGGGTTTTGACGGCTTCGGGACACCGCTATTTTATCAAGCGCTATTCATCGGTACTATTTTAACGGCAACTTCGGTCAGTATTACCGTTGTTGCATTGAAAGAGCTGGGCAAGATAAATTCGGAAGTCGGGCAAACAATTATCAGCGCTGCAATTATTGATGATGTCTTTGGTATTATTGTATTAACGGTTGTGCTCGGCGCAAGTTCCGGTAAGAGCGATTACCTCGGACTTATCATAAAAACGGCAGCATTCTTTGGCGCTTCATTGGTCGTGGGGTACCTGATTTACCGAATTTTTAAATGGTATGATAACCGGCATCCGCATACCCACCGTATTTCGATTTACGGGTTGGGCGTTGCTTTAATTTTTGCCTATTGTACAGAACGCTTCTTCGGTATCGCTGATATCACCGGTGCGTATGTCGCAGGGGTTGTATTTTGCAATTTACATGATGCCTCTTATATGGAGAAAAAAATAGATATCAATTCATATATGTTTTTTAGTCCTCTCTTTTTTACTGCTATCGGACTTAAAACGGATTTAAGCGGACTGAATATGAGCTTAATATGGTTTTCGATCGCCTTTGTGCTTGTCGGTTGTATTGCAAAAATAATCGGCTGCGGCGGTTCGGCTTTGGCTTTGGGCTTTAAGCGACAGGAATCGCTCCAGATAGGGCTGGGAATGATGGTGCGCGGTGAGGTAGCCCTTATCGTAGCTCAAAAGGGACTTGCCGTCGGCATGGTTCAGGCTGAATATTTTGCACCGGTCATTTTGCTGATTATTGTTTCTTCCATGATTGTGCCTATTTTGCTTGGAAAAGCATTTTCGGAAAAGAATCTGCCTCCGGCAGGAACAGCCACCGTATAGCCGGAGCTCCGGATAGTATATGGATACGGCATTTTTCGATTCAAAAGCAGAGCAATGGGATGCACACCGCACGCGGGTGTTGAGGGCGGAAGAGATATATAGAAAAATTATCGCTGAGATATGCCCTCAGCCTTACAGCAAGGTGCTTGATTTCGGTTGCGGGACAGGCTTGCTCGGATTTCATTTTGTTGATTGTGCAGTTGAAGTAACGTTTGCCGACATCTCCGCCGGTATGCTCGAACAGGTGTGCAAAAAAGCTGCAACGCTTGGGAGCGGCAGTGTAAAGACCATCGATTTAACGGAGCATACCGTTACGGAAGCATACGATATTATTGTTTCACTGTTGGCGCTCTATCATGTTGACGATATAGAAAAAACGGTTTGCGGCTTGGCTTCACATGTTGCCGAGGGCGGATATCTCTGCCTTTCGGATCTCGATCTTGAAGATGGGAGTTTCCATTACCCCAATACGGCGCCTCATAACGGAATAGACCGTGATGCGGTTATGAATGCGGCTCGTAAGAGCGGTATTCACGTTATTTGTAACAAAACCGTATATACTGAGCAAAAGATTATCGATGGCGCCGTAAAAACATATCCTATTTTTTTAATCATTGGGATGCGGGACACTAACCGAAGATAGGCTATAGGGCGCGGCTGCTTATCGGCTTTCGTTCACAAAGACACGGGGAACACGCTTGTGGATACCGCAGGTGATTTCGTAGGGAATAGTGCCTGCAATGTCTGCC
Encoded proteins:
- a CDS encoding tyrosine-type recombinase/integrase, translated to MNTVFEDYLAYSAGVRHFSEKTIEAYRSDLKLFSDWLADNELAFTEVTKTQIRVFVAELGNRHFAPASINRTLSCVRGLYRYALQKGLCSTNPAAVVRNLKQPDKLPRFLFPDEAERFCEFPKEAGILWYARDAAIFSSLYSTGCRAAELQGLKITDLKGDCSWAIVQGKGSKERKVFFADFAREAVQRYLTERAELIAYLKEQDGLKTAIAEDALFLNCRGGALTTQGIRYIINRYTALLPNYKKLTPHAFRHSFASMFITRGADIRVVQELLGHSNIATTQRYTHITAAQLQELYHKAHPHG
- the topA gene encoding type I DNA topoisomerase, with amino-acid sequence MIVESPAKAKTIEKYLGSGYTVKASMGHLIDLPKSRIAIDIEHGFQPEYITVRGRAKLLKELQQDAKNAQHVFLASDNDREGEAIAYHLCNAIREKCEDVPINRIVFNEITPQAIKTAVQNPMDIDEAKVNAQKARRVLDRLVGYNLSPLLWQKVKNGLSAGRVQSVALRLICEREAEVESFIPEEFWTLEGAFKKGKTAFNAQLALYNGEKPALKNEREVQAIIDVLSGKEATVTDVKSTQKTINPKPPFTTSTMQQTAANRLGFTSRKTMQIAQQLYEGIAVGSSRVGLITYMRTDSVRISDVALTEVRKWIGEQYPAYLPEKPNFYSVGAKAQDAHEGIRPTYAHYTPDYLKDYLNRDQLRLYTLIWERFTASQMTGAKTETLSYEISAGDAVFRTASTKVTDKGFYSVLNLLLSKEEKGKALPALKTGDTLTVDSLTPEQHFTQGPARYTDASIVKMLEQKGIGRPSTYAPIISVLLDRYYVNRSNKQLVPTQLGRIINDLLVANFNDVIDVNFTAGMEQKLDEIEEHNADWSKIIGSFYTPFITQVDSVMAHLGSLKGSLDEPTNFTCEKCGKRMMKKLGRFGFFLACEGFPECRNTKSIPLAKCPRPGCGGDIVSRRAKGRGKEFFGCTNFPTCNFISHFKPINSACPKCGWFMVEKYDKKNGSYKACVNPDCDYLHSVVEGIEDRDID
- the dprA gene encoding DNA-processing protein DprA; translation: MNTKTDSEKRKLYIALSYCSFLKGSERLLLARTLDTLQALTVSSIDTLSRLIQRTLRTRSYKPEQLPQAVEKAEALMKYCRINMTFYDDADFPPLLREIPDAPFLLYYRGVLPQADTPAAAIVGTRRPTGNGIKAALQLGTECGHAGIPVLSGLARGIDTFAHRGALEGGGLTTAVLACGLDRLYPQSNARLAGRILETGGCILSEYAPGELPLAYRFPQRNRIISGLARATVVVEAPAKSGALITADFALEQGRDVCIYAGMQDSVQNTGCKKLAEDGAIPVEHAGDLLREWAHPTLQYLQREQHIQLPLFEKGAP
- a CDS encoding lipopolysaccharide assembly protein LapB, translating into MKSKKVPYAGLLCSILFLFTACKDNAFIRRMQDMEMGVKNPSSIQELESAIQKYQGKINEILTMEQRVGIWYKILGRRYMDKKMYKKAIESFRNALEYFPENQHVFYQIGVCAAIIAKSTLDYPNMSLGERQAYFDLSVSAYKRAVELDPTYTRAVYALSVLYVFELNRPEDAITIMEPVAAREKKPLDSLFILGRAYYMTGQYEKAIAAYDRIIKTSGSAEQRADAERNKAFVENARR
- a CDS encoding cation:proton antiporter, whose translation is MSAKEIPIEEIALQIVLSVGIIIIAAKYLGLLAKKFNIPQVAGEIVAGLFLRYLPFFRNFGGVEPNIIYAGTNQFIEYMSEIGVILIMFSAGLGTNLKSLVKSGIKSTVIAACGVIIPLVLGTVMALGFWGFDGFGTPLFYQALFIGTILTATSVSITVVALKELGKINSEVGQTIISAAIIDDVFGIIVLTVVLGASSGKSDYLGLIIKTAAFFGASLVVGYLIYRIFKWYDNRHPHTHRISIYGLGVALIFAYCTERFFGIADITGAYVAGVVFCNLHDASYMEKKIDINSYMFFSPLFFTAIGLKTDLSGLNMSLIWFSIAFVLVGCIAKIIGCGGSALALGFKRQESLQIGLGMMVRGEVALIVAQKGLAVGMVQAEYFAPVILLIIVSSMIVPILLGKAFSEKNLPPAGTATV
- a CDS encoding class I SAM-dependent methyltransferase — protein: MDTAFFDSKAEQWDAHRTRVLRAEEIYRKIIAEICPQPYSKVLDFGCGTGLLGFHFVDCAVEVTFADISAGMLEQVCKKAATLGSGSVKTIDLTEHTVTEAYDIIVSLLALYHVDDIEKTVCGLASHVAEGGYLCLSDLDLEDGSFHYPNTAPHNGIDRDAVMNAARKSGIHVICNKTVYTEQKIIDGAVKTYPIFLIIGMRDTNRR